The following are encoded together in the Glycine max cultivar Williams 82 chromosome 8, Glycine_max_v4.0, whole genome shotgun sequence genome:
- the LOC100784473 gene encoding Polyadenylate-binding protein 2-like, whose protein sequence is MENDDVDMHAADTNEELDDMKKRLKEMEDEAAALREMQAKVEKEMGSVQDPANASASQANKEEIDSRSVFVGNVDYSCTPEEVQQHFQSCGTVNRITIRTDKFGQPKGYAYVEFLEVEAVQEALLLNESELHGRQLKVTAKRTNIPGMKQYRPRRSTNPYMGGLRGRTPYAAPFIYSPYGYGKVPRFRMAMRHSPYY, encoded by the exons ATGGAAAACGACGACGTCGACATGCACGCTGCCGACACCAACGAG GAATTGGATGACATGAAGAAGCGCTTGAAGGAGATGGAAGATGAAGCTGCTGCTTTGCGAGAGATGCAGGCCAAGGTCGAGAAGGAAATGGGATCCGTGCAAG ATCCTGCAAATGCTTCTGCGAGTCAGGCCAATAAAGAGGAAATAGATTCTCGATCAGTCTTTGTAGGCAAT GTGGACTATTCATGCACTCCTGAGGAAGTGCAACAGCATTTTCAGTCTTGTGGAACAGTAAACAGAATCACCATTCGAACTGATAAGTTTGGCCAACCCAAGGGTTATGCGTATGTTGAGTTCCTTGAGGTGGAGGCTGTTCAGGAGGCCCTTTTGCTGAATGAATCTGAACTTCATGGGCGCCAATTAAAG GTAACGGCTAAAAGGACCAACATACCAGGGATGAAACAGTATCGTCCCCGACGGTCCACCAATCCTTACATGGGGGGGTTGCGAGGCAGAACCCCATATGCAGCTCCTTTTATCTACTCTCCATATGGATATGG AAAGGTTCCAAGGTTCAGAATGGCAATGCGCCACAGCCCCTACTATTGA